In one window of Candidatus Fonsibacter ubiquis DNA:
- a CDS encoding c-type cytochrome, producing MDSFEFNKIAAAVLIVALLLIGLNQITDFIYQVKKPQTPGYKVEGVVEEAKTASKEENKKEEKLADIKVLLASANVAAGENTFKKCAACHTNVSGGAVKIGPPMWGIVGKKSASHPDFKYSSALVAFGKTWTVDELNAYLYKPASYIKGTKMAFAGIAKDQERADLIAYLSTLK from the coding sequence ATGGATAGTTTTGAATTTAATAAAATTGCTGCAGCGGTACTAATTGTTGCTTTATTATTAATTGGTTTAAATCAAATTACAGATTTTATTTATCAGGTAAAAAAACCTCAAACTCCAGGCTACAAAGTTGAAGGAGTGGTTGAGGAGGCGAAAACTGCTAGCAAAGAAGAAAATAAAAAAGAAGAAAAACTTGCGGATATAAAAGTTTTATTAGCTTCTGCAAATGTTGCCGCTGGAGAAAACACTTTTAAAAAATGTGCTGCTTGTCATACTAATGTAAGCGGTGGGGCTGTAAAAATTGGACCTCCAATGTGGGGGATTGTCGGAAAAAAATCAGCTTCACATCCTGATTTTAAATATTCCTCTGCTTTAGTTGCTTTTGGAAAAACTTGGACAGTTGATGAACTTAATGCATATCTTTACAAACCAGCTAGCTATATTAAAGGAACTAAAATGGCTTTTGCGGGTATTGCAAAAGATCAGGAAAGAGCAGATCTAATTGCTTATTTAAGTACTCTTAAATAG